A genomic window from Methylorubrum extorquens includes:
- a CDS encoding acyl carrier protein produces MSNETATFDRVADIIAETADIPRDKITPESHAIDDLGIDSLAFLDIAFAVDKAFGIKLPLERWTQEVNEGKVPAEQYFVLKNLCARIDALVAEKAAKA; encoded by the coding sequence ATGTCGAACGAGACCGCCACCTTCGACCGCGTCGCGGACATCATTGCCGAGACGGCGGACATCCCGCGTGACAAGATCACGCCCGAGAGCCACGCCATCGACGATCTCGGCATCGATTCGCTTGCTTTCCTCGACATCGCCTTCGCGGTCGACAAAGCCTTCGGAATCAAGCTGCCGCTGGAGCGCTGGACCCAGGAAGTCAACGAGGGCAAGGTTCCGGCCGAGCAGTACTTCGTGCTGAAGAACCTCTGCGCACGCATCGACGCTCTGGTCGCCGAGAAGGCCGCCAAGGCCTGA
- a CDS encoding SH3 domain-containing protein produces MPRFLPALAVALLLAGGGSAWGAETFRVEGLPRDDSLTIRETPDAGAPALGQIPVGRRVLGFGCTNETPSGLTWCRVKFDRTLGWARRRYLTPD; encoded by the coding sequence ATGCCCCGCTTCCTGCCCGCGCTCGCCGTCGCCCTGCTGCTCGCAGGCGGCGGATCCGCGTGGGGCGCCGAGACCTTCCGGGTCGAGGGCCTGCCGCGGGACGATAGCCTGACGATCCGCGAGACGCCGGATGCGGGCGCGCCGGCTCTTGGACAGATCCCGGTCGGGCGCCGGGTGCTCGGCTTCGGCTGCACCAACGAGACGCCGAGTGGGCTCACATGGTGCCGGGTGAAGTTCGACCGCACCCTCGGCTGGGCCCGGCGGCGCTACCTGACGCCGGATTGA
- a CDS encoding GGDEF domain-containing protein: MPELPNIPTLGLCSTLSSLAFFGVFACLWVGRRDETHFLHWAGGSLIYAAAIPSFNHLAQTPFQIGLLYSGLSLSTLAVLTGVRRFDGRSPFRPWMLLPILASGLGYILPALAFGPDSAAPRIGGTFGSLLNMAIVGGTLAFGRISPSSRGRRIAGAALLAYIPGFLAAIAAEAVGGTATNMAALIPLVSDQMLLAVLNLGLIAMPGERAQAALREAALRDPLTGAWNRAGLAALGPRLLRSGTAVIALDVDHFKAINDRHGHAVGDRVLVALAACAQGVVPEPDACLIRLGGDEFVLFVSERSPAEARWLADEIRHAVARTDSLPAWTISLGIAAVEPGEADFAAAIERADRSLYRAKAQGRDRAAA, encoded by the coding sequence ATGCCCGAACTGCCGAACATCCCGACGCTGGGTCTATGCAGCACCTTGTCGAGCCTCGCCTTTTTCGGCGTGTTCGCATGTCTCTGGGTCGGGCGGCGCGATGAAACCCACTTTCTGCACTGGGCCGGCGGCTCGCTAATCTACGCGGCGGCGATCCCGAGCTTCAACCACCTCGCTCAGACGCCGTTTCAGATCGGCCTGCTCTATTCCGGATTGTCCCTCAGCACGCTCGCGGTGCTGACGGGGGTGCGCCGGTTCGATGGACGCTCGCCCTTCCGCCCGTGGATGCTGCTGCCGATCCTGGCCTCCGGCCTCGGCTACATCCTGCCGGCCCTCGCCTTTGGCCCGGACAGCGCGGCTCCCCGGATCGGCGGCACATTCGGCAGCCTGCTCAACATGGCCATCGTCGGCGGCACGCTCGCCTTCGGCCGGATCTCCCCGTCGTCGCGCGGGCGGCGGATCGCCGGGGCCGCGCTGCTGGCCTACATTCCCGGCTTTCTCGCGGCGATCGCAGCAGAGGCGGTCGGCGGCACGGCCACCAACATGGCGGCGTTGATCCCCCTCGTGTCCGACCAAATGCTGCTGGCGGTGCTGAATCTCGGCCTCATCGCCATGCCGGGCGAGCGGGCACAGGCCGCGTTGCGCGAAGCGGCCCTGCGCGATCCGCTGACCGGCGCCTGGAACCGGGCCGGGCTCGCCGCCCTCGGCCCCCGCCTGCTGCGGTCCGGCACGGCGGTGATCGCGCTCGACGTCGATCACTTCAAGGCGATCAACGACCGGCATGGTCACGCCGTCGGAGACCGGGTGCTCGTCGCCCTTGCCGCCTGCGCACAGGGCGTCGTCCCCGAGCCCGACGCCTGCCTCATCCGCCTCGGCGGCGACGAGTTCGTGCTGTTCGTGTCCGAACGAAGCCCGGCCGAGGCGCGCTGGCTCGCCGACGAGATCCGCCACGCGGTCGCTCGTACGGATAGCCTACCGGCCTGGACCATCAGCCTCGGCATTGCCGCGGTCGAGCCGGGCGAGGCGGATTTTGCCGCTGCCATCGAGCGGGCCGACCGCTCCCTCTATCGCGCCAAGGCCCAAGGGCGTGACCGCGCCGCTGCGTGA
- a CDS encoding RNA polymerase subunit sigma-70, whose translation MATLKEFEEALREHSMHMALALLERLRERDRQTRTIRPARRITGQKMTPDLARAILELHASTGMTQQEIAFKVGVNQGRVNEVIKRGKWLDDDPHAPEAVARDKAKARMRADPKPRPKPAVRKETPRAAKRPAAPQGQFAFGDL comes from the coding sequence ATGGCGACGCTGAAGGAATTCGAGGAGGCTCTGCGCGAGCACAGCATGCATATGGCGCTCGCCCTGCTGGAGCGCCTGCGCGAACGCGACCGCCAGACCCGCACCATCCGCCCGGCCCGGCGCATCACGGGCCAGAAGATGACGCCCGACCTCGCCCGCGCGATCCTGGAACTGCACGCCTCCACCGGCATGACCCAGCAGGAGATCGCGTTCAAGGTCGGGGTGAACCAGGGCCGGGTCAACGAGGTGATCAAGCGCGGCAAGTGGCTCGACGACGATCCGCACGCCCCCGAGGCGGTGGCGCGCGACAAGGCGAAGGCGCGGATGCGCGCCGACCCCAAACCGCGCCCGAAGCCGGCGGTTCGCAAGGAGACGCCGCGCGCGGCAAAGCGCCCGGCCGCCCCCCAGGGGCAGTTCGCGTTCGGGGATCTGTAG
- a CDS encoding beta-ketoacyl-ACP synthase: protein MSRPQARDVQARDVVITGIGLVSCAGEGIEPHLTAFASHAQPRTDAETFAPYPVHPVAPVSLDAQIPKKSDQRQMEAWQRLGVYAAGLALDSAGVKEDAGFKSALPLVVAAGGGERDYAVDGAILTGLRRANDPGAFLNERLLNDLRPTLFLAQLSNLLAGNISIVHGVTGASRTFMGEESSGVDALRIAHARIASGQVETMMVGGSYNAERPDVMVVHEMGGYLLKDSYRPVFERGAGGGGGFVLGSAAAFLVLEAAEHAAARGARALARLMPVANDRVARAPGSVSASLTRLIGEAGIERPDVVLSGATGLADLAAEEVAGIHAALPGAHIRATGDMIGHPMEVTAPFGAALAAALCAAGSAADVAVTSVGHRRGEGVIRVVKI, encoded by the coding sequence GTGAGCCGCCCGCAGGCCCGCGACGTCCAAGCCCGCGACGTCGTCATTACCGGGATCGGCCTCGTCTCCTGTGCCGGTGAGGGGATCGAGCCTCACCTGACCGCCTTCGCCTCACATGCGCAGCCGCGCACGGATGCGGAGACGTTCGCGCCCTATCCGGTGCACCCGGTCGCACCGGTGAGCCTCGATGCCCAGATCCCGAAGAAGTCGGATCAGCGGCAGATGGAGGCGTGGCAGCGGCTCGGCGTCTACGCCGCCGGCCTCGCACTCGATTCGGCCGGGGTGAAGGAGGATGCGGGCTTCAAGTCGGCACTGCCGCTCGTGGTGGCGGCGGGCGGTGGCGAACGCGACTACGCGGTCGACGGTGCGATCCTCACCGGCCTGCGCAGGGCCAACGATCCCGGCGCCTTCCTCAACGAGCGGCTCCTCAACGACCTGCGGCCGACGCTGTTCCTGGCGCAGCTCTCGAACCTGCTCGCGGGCAATATCAGCATCGTCCACGGTGTTACCGGCGCCTCGCGCACCTTCATGGGCGAGGAGTCGAGTGGCGTCGATGCCCTGCGCATCGCCCATGCCCGGATCGCCTCGGGCCAGGTCGAGACCATGATGGTGGGCGGCTCCTACAACGCCGAGCGGCCGGACGTGATGGTCGTCCACGAGATGGGCGGCTACCTCCTCAAGGACAGCTACCGGCCGGTCTTCGAGCGGGGGGCTGGGGGCGGAGGCGGCTTCGTACTCGGGAGTGCTGCCGCCTTCCTCGTGCTGGAAGCGGCCGAACACGCCGCTGCGCGCGGCGCCAGGGCCCTGGCCCGGCTGATGCCGGTGGCCAACGACCGGGTGGCCCGCGCGCCGGGCAGCGTGTCCGCGAGCCTGACCCGCCTCATCGGCGAGGCCGGGATTGAGCGGCCGGACGTGGTGCTCTCCGGCGCCACCGGCCTAGCCGACCTCGCGGCGGAGGAGGTCGCCGGCATCCACGCGGCGCTGCCGGGTGCGCACATCCGCGCCACGGGCGACATGATCGGCCATCCGATGGAGGTCACGGCCCCGTTCGGGGCGGCTCTCGCCGCGGCGCTTTGCGCGGCAGGATCGGCCGCGGACGTCGCGGTCACCTCGGTCGGCCACCGCCGCGGCGAGGGCGTGATCCGCGTCGTGAAAATCTAG
- a CDS encoding beta-ketoacyl-ACP synthase, with product MPEPRSSSTHDALGRPLVAVTGLGIVTSLGRGATENWDALTTGRSGIRAISRFPTEGLRTRIAGTVDFLDTDPLVAPLLSERFAMVAAEEAVTQSGIGAGFPGGLFVAVPPVEMEWPQRQALADAAGEPDNVTYSGLQRAAASRRFDAWHDLFIFGTVADRLADRFGTRGSPISLSTACSSGATAIQLGVEAIRRGEMDAALCIGTDGSVNPESLIRFSLLSALSTQNDPPEGASKPFSKNRDGFVMGEGAAALVLESAASARARGARILGYVLGCGEKGDGFHRTRSSPDGAPVIAAMRAALDDAGVTPEAIDHVNAHGTSTPENDKMEALGCSAVFGERVGRLPISSNKSMIGHTLTAAGAIEAVVSLLTIQNGRIPPTINYAVPDPALLLDVVGTARDTRVSRILSNSFGFGGQNTCLVLGDEPA from the coding sequence ATGCCAGAACCGCGCTCCTCATCCACCCACGACGCCCTCGGACGCCCGCTCGTCGCGGTCACGGGCCTCGGCATCGTCACCTCGCTCGGCCGCGGCGCCACTGAGAACTGGGATGCGCTGACCACCGGACGCTCCGGCATCCGCGCGATCAGCCGCTTCCCCACCGAGGGCCTGCGCACCCGCATTGCTGGCACCGTCGATTTCCTCGACACCGACCCGCTGGTGGCCCCCCTGCTGTCCGAGCGCTTCGCCATGGTGGCGGCCGAGGAGGCGGTGACGCAATCCGGCATCGGCGCAGGCTTTCCGGGCGGGCTGTTCGTGGCGGTGCCGCCGGTCGAGATGGAATGGCCGCAGCGGCAGGCTCTGGCGGATGCCGCGGGCGAACCTGACAACGTGACCTATTCGGGGCTTCAGCGGGCCGCCGCGTCCCGCCGCTTCGACGCATGGCACGACCTGTTCATCTTCGGCACGGTGGCCGACCGGCTCGCCGACCGCTTCGGCACGCGCGGCTCGCCGATCTCGCTTTCGACCGCCTGCTCATCGGGCGCCACCGCGATCCAGCTCGGCGTCGAGGCGATCCGCCGGGGCGAGATGGACGCCGCGCTCTGCATCGGCACCGACGGCTCGGTGAACCCGGAATCGCTGATCCGCTTCTCGCTGCTCTCGGCACTCTCGACGCAGAACGATCCGCCCGAGGGCGCCTCGAAGCCGTTCTCGAAGAACCGCGACGGCTTCGTCATGGGCGAGGGCGCCGCCGCCCTGGTTCTGGAGAGCGCCGCGTCGGCACGAGCGCGCGGCGCAAGGATCCTCGGCTACGTGCTCGGCTGCGGCGAGAAGGGCGATGGCTTCCATCGCACCCGATCCAGCCCGGATGGGGCGCCGGTCATCGCGGCGATGCGCGCGGCCCTCGACGATGCCGGCGTCACGCCCGAAGCCATCGACCACGTCAACGCCCACGGCACCTCGACGCCGGAGAACGACAAGATGGAAGCGCTCGGCTGCTCGGCGGTGTTCGGCGAGCGGGTGGGCCGCCTGCCGATCTCTTCCAACAAGTCGATGATCGGCCACACCCTGACCGCGGCCGGCGCCATCGAGGCGGTGGTCTCGCTGCTGACGATCCAGAATGGGCGCATTCCGCCGACCATCAACTACGCGGTCCCCGATCCCGCGCTGCTCCTCGACGTGGTCGGAACCGCCCGCGACACCCGCGTCTCGCGGATCCTGTCGAATTCCTTCGGCTTCGGCGGGCAGAACACCTGCCTCGTCCTGGGAGACGAGCCGGCATGA
- a CDS encoding 3-hydroxyacyl-ACP dehydratase FabZ family protein yields the protein MRLEYFEMIDSVVRLDRAAGRIEARALVPEASPVFEGHFPGHPLVPGVLLTETMAQASGYLVLAHLDFAQMPFLMAVDKARFRSFVGPGATLDITASLEHDGSGYAVTKAAIRHEGKALCDAELRFRTMPFPAGLDAPMRERARKIGLLDGAQP from the coding sequence ATGCGGCTCGAATATTTCGAGATGATCGACTCCGTGGTGCGGCTCGACCGTGCCGCCGGCCGCATCGAGGCGCGGGCGCTCGTGCCAGAGGCGAGCCCGGTCTTCGAGGGGCATTTCCCCGGCCACCCGCTGGTGCCGGGCGTCCTGCTCACCGAAACCATGGCGCAGGCCTCCGGCTACCTCGTGCTCGCCCATCTCGACTTCGCGCAGATGCCGTTCCTCATGGCAGTGGACAAGGCGCGCTTCCGCTCCTTTGTCGGCCCCGGCGCGACCCTCGACATCACGGCGAGCCTTGAGCACGACGGCTCCGGCTACGCGGTGACGAAGGCCGCGATCCGCCACGAGGGCAAGGCCTTGTGCGACGCGGAGCTGCGGTTCCGCACCATGCCGTTTCCGGCGGGCCTGGACGCGCCGATGCGCGAACGCGCCCGGAAGATCGGCCTTCTGGATGGAGCCCAGCCGTGA
- a CDS encoding Kdo hydroxylase family protein yields the protein MISPVHPVSRAEAVPGAPGLVEALESGSVLVFRDLDFPFDAFEQRFVERPFADGKAKNVAIRNETAELRGGAGTEEEQARLRDLLVRYRRFAKDLIDTYLPAYREKVSLAGTSYRPFDVDKRKLSWRRDDTRMHVDAFPSNPIGERRILRIFRNINAEGQPRLWRVGEDFGSMAEKFLPKLPGYSGLSASVLAALKITKAKRTEYDHLMLHLHDALKRDLDYQANAPQADVRFQPGETWVTFSDLVMHGAMGGRYMLEQTAYIAVADQADPEKSPQRILAKKLGRPLKH from the coding sequence ATGATCAGCCCCGTTCATCCCGTCTCCCGCGCCGAGGCGGTGCCGGGCGCGCCCGGTCTCGTCGAGGCGCTGGAGAGCGGCTCGGTCCTCGTCTTCCGCGATCTCGACTTCCCTTTCGACGCCTTCGAGCAGCGTTTCGTCGAGCGCCCCTTCGCCGACGGCAAGGCCAAGAACGTCGCGATCCGCAACGAGACCGCCGAGTTGCGGGGCGGGGCCGGCACCGAGGAGGAGCAGGCACGCCTGCGCGACCTGCTGGTGCGCTACCGCCGCTTCGCGAAGGATCTGATCGACACCTATCTCCCCGCCTACCGCGAAAAGGTCTCGCTCGCGGGCACCTCCTACCGGCCGTTCGACGTGGACAAGCGCAAGCTGAGCTGGCGGCGCGACGACACGCGCATGCATGTCGATGCCTTCCCCTCCAACCCGATCGGTGAGCGGCGCATCCTGCGCATCTTCCGCAACATCAACGCCGAGGGGCAACCGCGGCTGTGGCGGGTCGGCGAGGATTTCGGCTCGATGGCGGAGAAGTTTCTGCCCAAGCTCCCGGGCTATTCCGGCCTCTCGGCGAGCGTATTGGCCGCGCTCAAGATCACCAAGGCCAAGCGCACGGAATACGACCACCTGATGCTGCACCTCCACGACGCCCTGAAGCGCGACCTGGACTACCAGGCCAACGCGCCCCAGGCCGATGTGCGCTTCCAGCCCGGCGAGACCTGGGTGACCTTCTCCGACCTCGTGATGCACGGTGCCATGGGCGGTCGCTACATGCTGGAGCAGACCGCCTACATCGCGGTCGCCGACCAAGCCGACCCGGAGAAGAGCCCGCAGCGGATCCTGGCGAAGAAGCTCGGACGGCCGCTGAAGCACTGA
- a CDS encoding cupin domain-containing protein produces the protein MSGTGAALCRVMRPGEPFIGKQGLSYAPGISAESAGSTGLHLQMVTIPPGARAKAHKHEGHETAIYALAGMSCTWWGERLEYHTALRPGEYFYIPAGVPHLPYNPSRTEPCTALIARTDPNEQESVVLLPDLDGIHP, from the coding sequence ATGTCCGGTACGGGCGCGGCGCTCTGCCGGGTGATGCGGCCCGGAGAGCCCTTCATCGGCAAGCAGGGATTGTCCTACGCGCCCGGTATCTCGGCGGAATCGGCAGGTTCGACGGGCCTGCACCTGCAGATGGTGACGATCCCGCCGGGAGCGCGGGCCAAGGCGCACAAGCACGAGGGCCACGAGACGGCGATCTACGCGCTCGCGGGCATGTCCTGCACGTGGTGGGGCGAGCGGCTGGAGTACCACACCGCGCTGCGGCCCGGCGAATACTTCTACATCCCGGCCGGCGTGCCGCACCTGCCCTACAATCCGAGCCGTACCGAGCCGTGCACGGCGCTCATCGCCCGCACCGATCCGAACGAGCAGGAAAGCGTGGTGCTGCTGCCGGATCTCGACGGGATCCATCCGTGA
- a CDS encoding alpha/beta fold hydrolase: MLTLRPTPGNPVPPGARLVPVETADGVPLRAATWQPTTRGVKGTVCLLQGRAEFIEKYFETIADLRARGFCVVAFDWRGQGDSGRQVRDAHKGHVRHFDDYGLDLKAITETVLVPMMPEPHFGLAHSMGGAVALTLAAKGRLPFRRLVTVAPMLSIRMVRWPAAVSLLVRGLQRLGLGRSYVPTGGKTSIATKPFAGNRLSTDPARYARNAAAAREVGAGAVGDPTVAWLASAFRAMRRLEDPAMIRRIRTPCLIVGAGADPVCSTPAIERFAARLKTGHLIVLPGARHEILTECDAVRADFWASFDAFIPGHGHPAIAEKAQALTG; this comes from the coding sequence GTGCTGACCCTGCGTCCCACCCCCGGCAATCCGGTGCCGCCCGGTGCCCGCCTCGTGCCGGTCGAGACCGCCGACGGTGTTCCCTTGCGGGCCGCGACGTGGCAGCCGACGACGCGGGGCGTGAAGGGCACGGTCTGCCTGCTTCAGGGCCGGGCCGAGTTCATCGAGAAGTACTTCGAGACGATCGCGGATCTGCGTGCCCGCGGCTTCTGCGTGGTCGCCTTCGACTGGCGCGGCCAGGGCGATTCCGGCCGTCAGGTCCGCGACGCCCACAAGGGCCATGTCCGCCACTTCGACGATTACGGTCTCGACCTCAAGGCGATCACCGAGACCGTGCTCGTGCCGATGATGCCCGAACCGCATTTCGGGCTCGCCCACTCCATGGGCGGGGCGGTGGCGCTGACACTCGCGGCGAAGGGCCGGCTGCCGTTCCGGCGGCTTGTCACCGTCGCACCGATGCTGTCGATCCGCATGGTGCGCTGGCCGGCGGCGGTGTCGCTGCTCGTGCGCGGACTGCAACGGCTGGGCCTCGGGCGCAGCTACGTGCCCACCGGCGGCAAGACCTCGATTGCCACGAAGCCGTTTGCCGGCAACCGCCTCTCGACCGACCCCGCACGCTACGCCCGCAACGCAGCCGCTGCCCGCGAGGTCGGCGCCGGAGCGGTCGGCGACCCGACCGTCGCCTGGCTCGCCTCCGCCTTCCGGGCGATGCGGCGGCTGGAAGATCCGGCGATGATCCGGCGGATCCGCACGCCGTGTCTGATCGTCGGGGCCGGAGCCGATCCCGTGTGCAGCACCCCGGCGATCGAGCGCTTCGCCGCCCGGCTCAAGACCGGGCACCTGATCGTGCTGCCGGGCGCCCGCCACGAGATCCTGACCGAGTGCGACGCGGTCCGCGCGGATTTCTGGGCGTCCTTCGATGCGTTCATCCCTGGCCACGGCCATCCCGCCATCGCCGAGAAGGCTCAGGCTCTCACGGGTTGA
- a CDS encoding Hsp20 family protein, with the protein MRQFDLAPLYRSTVGFDRLFSALDGFVSTEAAPTYPPYNIERTGENVYRVTVAVAGFTEADLSIEVKENALTIKGERKPAEGKSAEVLYQGIAARAFERRFQLADHVQVTGAVLENGLLHVDLVREVPEAKKPRRIEIASRPSSQPVIEGSVQHAA; encoded by the coding sequence ATGCGTCAGTTCGATCTGGCCCCCCTGTACCGTTCCACCGTCGGTTTCGACCGCCTGTTCTCGGCCCTCGACGGTTTCGTGAGCACCGAGGCAGCTCCGACCTACCCGCCCTACAACATCGAGCGAACCGGTGAGAACGTCTACCGCGTCACCGTCGCCGTGGCTGGCTTCACCGAGGCCGACCTGTCGATCGAGGTGAAAGAGAACGCTCTCACCATCAAGGGCGAGCGTAAACCCGCCGAAGGTAAGTCCGCCGAAGTGCTCTACCAGGGCATCGCTGCCCGCGCCTTCGAGCGCCGCTTCCAGCTCGCCGACCACGTCCAGGTCACCGGCGCCGTGCTGGAGAACGGCCTCCTCCATGTCGATCTCGTCCGCGAGGTCCCGGAGGCTAAGAAGCCGCGTCGCATCGAGATCGCCAGCCGGCCATCGAGCCAGCCGGTGATCGAAGGCTCGGTCCAGCACGCCGCGTAA
- a CDS encoding SDR family NAD(P)-dependent oxidoreductase, with amino-acid sequence MSADMSTTGKSVLVVGGASGLGAATVRALAAAGHAVTFTYRSSPERAQALADELVPVHGEGSVTARALDLSDRDAVEAFCDWAEGEGFYGYVHNAGQSADALAAMLDRERAEAAMQVNFWSMTRIAKALVRGMIRARAGRIVAIGSVAALQANAGNAAYAATKGALIAYCRTLAIESAKRGVTVNVIAPGFIDTEMLAAYASHREGIERQIPLGRFAKPEEVAATAAFLIGEGGAYITGAVLPVDGGLTAMMGIHRT; translated from the coding sequence ATGAGTGCGGACATGAGCACGACCGGCAAGTCCGTTCTCGTCGTCGGCGGCGCCTCCGGGCTCGGTGCAGCCACCGTCCGCGCCCTGGCGGCAGCCGGCCACGCCGTGACCTTCACCTACCGTTCCTCGCCGGAGCGGGCGCAGGCGCTCGCCGACGAACTCGTGCCGGTGCATGGCGAAGGCAGCGTCACCGCCCGCGCCCTCGACCTGTCCGACCGCGACGCGGTGGAGGCGTTCTGCGATTGGGCCGAGGGCGAGGGCTTCTACGGCTATGTCCACAATGCCGGCCAATCGGCGGACGCGCTCGCAGCCATGCTCGACCGCGAGCGGGCCGAGGCGGCGATGCAGGTGAACTTCTGGTCGATGACCCGGATCGCCAAGGCGCTGGTGCGCGGGATGATCCGGGCGCGCGCCGGCCGCATCGTCGCCATCGGTTCAGTGGCGGCCCTCCAGGCCAATGCCGGTAACGCGGCCTACGCAGCGACCAAGGGTGCCCTGATCGCCTATTGCCGCACGCTGGCGATCGAATCGGCCAAGCGCGGCGTCACCGTCAACGTCATCGCTCCCGGCTTCATCGACACCGAAATGCTGGCCGCCTATGCCAGCCACCGCGAGGGGATCGAGCGCCAGATCCCGCTCGGGCGTTTCGCCAAGCCGGAAGAGGTCGCGGCGACGGCCGCCTTCCTGATCGGGGAGGGCGGGGCCTACATCACCGGCGCGGTGCTGCCCGTCGATGGCGGCTTGACCGCGATGATGGGCATCCACCGTACCTGA
- a CDS encoding AI-2E family transporter codes for MSGTDRTESEAARSQRVLRALLVAGLLALGLYILSDFLRALVWAVVLAIALWPLFVRARRRFPPGRHNILWPAVFTGLVAGVLLLPIAVLAVEAGREAHELLAYAREAERNGIPVPDFVAHLPYGAAAITEWWNAHLAHAGLAHELSERLNTTSNRDLTRTLGAGLVHRVVLFGFCLLALFFLFREGDTVIAQTLRASHRLFGPRGERVARQMVASVHGTVDGLVLVGIGEGFLLGIVYAFAGVPHPVLFGALTAVAAMIPFGAPLAFGLAAVLLLASGAVVPAAIVVAAGFVVTFVADHFVRPALIGGTTRLPFLWVLLGILGGVETFGLLGLFVGPAVMAALILLWREFTEGPEEPA; via the coding sequence ATGAGCGGCACAGATCGGACGGAATCTGAGGCGGCGCGCAGCCAGAGGGTCCTGCGCGCCCTCCTTGTCGCCGGGCTGCTGGCGCTTGGCCTCTACATCCTGTCCGACTTCCTGAGGGCGCTGGTCTGGGCGGTGGTGCTTGCCATCGCACTCTGGCCACTCTTCGTCCGCGCTCGCCGCCGCTTCCCGCCGGGCCGGCACAACATCCTGTGGCCGGCCGTCTTCACCGGCCTCGTCGCCGGGGTGCTGCTGCTGCCCATCGCGGTGTTGGCGGTCGAGGCGGGCCGTGAGGCGCACGAACTTCTGGCCTATGCCCGAGAGGCCGAGCGCAACGGCATTCCGGTGCCGGATTTCGTCGCGCATCTGCCCTATGGGGCTGCCGCCATCACCGAGTGGTGGAACGCCCACCTCGCCCATGCCGGGCTGGCGCATGAATTGAGCGAGCGGCTCAACACGACCTCGAACCGCGACCTCACCCGAACCCTCGGGGCGGGTTTGGTGCACCGGGTGGTGCTGTTCGGCTTCTGCCTTCTGGCGCTGTTCTTCCTCTTCCGCGAGGGCGATACGGTGATCGCGCAGACGCTCCGGGCGAGCCATCGCCTGTTCGGGCCGCGCGGCGAGCGGGTGGCGCGCCAGATGGTGGCCTCCGTCCACGGCACGGTGGACGGGCTCGTCCTCGTCGGGATCGGCGAGGGCTTTCTGCTCGGGATCGTCTACGCTTTTGCCGGCGTACCGCACCCGGTCCTGTTCGGAGCGCTCACCGCGGTGGCCGCGATGATCCCCTTCGGTGCGCCGCTGGCCTTTGGCCTCGCCGCCGTGCTGCTCCTGGCAAGCGGCGCGGTCGTCCCCGCCGCGATCGTGGTGGCGGCGGGCTTCGTCGTCACTTTTGTGGCCGACCACTTCGTGCGCCCGGCGCTGATCGGCGGCACCACCCGCCTACCCTTCCTGTGGGTGCTGCTCGGCATCCTCGGCGGCGTCGAGACCTTCGGGCTGCTCGGCCTGTTCGTCGGACCGGCGGTGATGGCCGCCTTGATCCTGCTGTGGCGGGAGTTCACGGAAGGGCCCGAGGAGCCCGCCTGA